TAAAACTGAACGTGGCAGCCAAACCAAAATTACCTGTATGGTCTTTCCCAACATAAGAGCCTAAACTTTCAGCACAATCTTCTATTAATACGATTCCGAACTCAGAACAAATTTGCTTGATTTCAGCTATCCTGCAAGGAAAGCCGAATGTGTGCATGGGCAGGCATGCCTTAATTTTTCTTTTTGTAATTTTATTAATACACCCCCCTTCACGATCTCTTTCAGTTTGATTTTCTAGAAATTCCTTTAAAAAGGCTGGAGACATACCCATTGTGTCTTTATCAACATCAACAAAAACAGGGATGCCGCCGGCATGTTTTATAGCGTTAGCTGTCGCTACAAAAGTCAAAGGCTGAGTAATAACTTCATCATGATTTGTTACTCCTGCGACTACTAATGCTAAATGTAATGCAACTGTCCCATTGGTAGTTGCAATAGCATATTTAGCTTTGGTAATTTCGCACATCATTTGTTCAAATCTATTCACATAAGCTCCAACTGACGAAACAAACGTAGAATCAATGGCGTCAATAAGATACTTTTTTTCATTACCACAAAATCGTGGTTCATGCAATCCAATAAAATTCTCATGTTCTGAGAATTTATCTCTTATGAATGAAGTAATTGAACTATACATTATATATGTCAGCTTTGTACTGTTTGAGATTTTCTTTATTTGAAAACCATTCAATTGTTT
The nucleotide sequence above comes from Rhodothermia bacterium. Encoded proteins:
- a CDS encoding LegC family aminotransferase translates to MYSSITSFIRDKFSEHENFIGLHEPRFCGNEKKYLIDAIDSTFVSSVGAYVNRFEQMMCEITKAKYAIATTNGTVALHLALVVAGVTNHDEVITQPLTFVATANAIKHAGGIPVFVDVDKDTMGMSPAFLKEFLENQTERDREGGCINKITKRKIKACLPMHTFGFPCRIAEIKQICSEFGIVLIEDCAESLGSYVGKDHTGNFGLAATFSFNGNKTVTSGGGGAIITNDEDFAKKAKHLSTTAKVPHAWEFYHDEVGYNYRMPNLNAALAVAQLEQLTTFLANKRDLAQSYRLFFETRPETFVWELEGTTANFWLNSIIFENSESKNAFLKFSNERKVMTRPIWTLMDKLPAFKNCQKSTLTNAEYLEKRVVNLPSSFRPS